A single Methanolobus sp. ZRKC5 DNA region contains:
- a CDS encoding class I SAM-dependent DNA methyltransferase, which produces MSENTSSIVSKVWSFCHVLRDGGVSYGDYLEQLTFLIFLKMAEEYRKPPYGRDIGIPEEYTWDVLKQKRGAELDTHYKNLLEELGKKPGMLGQVFLKAQNKISDPAMLYKVIDMIDKESWVMMGVDTKGEIYEGLLQKNAEDTKSGAGQYFTPRPLIKTMVECLQPQPMKTIGDPCCGTGGFFLAAYDFLTSHEQLDREQSRFLKNKTFGGNEIVAGTRRLALMNLFLHNIGEIDGQPMISNSDALIADSGERYDYIFTNPPFGKKSSMTFTNEEGGLEKEDLTYNRQDFWVTTSNKQLNFVQHIHTILKTGGQAAVVLPDNVLFEGGAGETIRKKLLETTDLHTILRLPTGIFYAHGVKANVLFFEAKEAAKDPWTKEVWIYDYRTNVHHTLKKSPLKFSDLEDFIQCYNPKDRHKRVESWSEDTPEGRFRKFSYDEIIARDKTNLDIFWLKDKSLADLDNLPDPDVLANEIIENIEASLESFKEIMETINSNGE; this is translated from the coding sequence ATGTCTGAAAATACATCATCCATCGTATCCAAAGTGTGGAGCTTCTGTCATGTACTGCGTGACGGGGGAGTGAGCTATGGTGACTATCTGGAACAGCTGACTTTTCTCATATTCCTGAAGATGGCAGAGGAGTACAGGAAGCCTCCTTATGGCCGGGATATTGGAATCCCTGAAGAATATACATGGGATGTCTTGAAGCAGAAGCGGGGTGCTGAGCTTGACACCCATTACAAGAACCTGCTGGAGGAGCTTGGCAAGAAGCCGGGGATGCTCGGGCAAGTTTTCCTCAAGGCCCAGAACAAGATAAGCGACCCTGCAATGCTGTACAAGGTCATCGATATGATCGACAAGGAAAGCTGGGTCATGATGGGTGTTGACACCAAGGGCGAGATATACGAAGGACTCTTGCAGAAGAATGCAGAGGATACAAAAAGTGGAGCCGGGCAGTATTTCACACCCCGCCCTCTCATCAAGACCATGGTGGAGTGTCTGCAACCGCAGCCCATGAAGACAATAGGTGACCCCTGCTGTGGTACAGGCGGGTTCTTTTTGGCAGCCTATGATTTCCTTACATCACATGAGCAACTGGATCGGGAGCAGAGCAGGTTTTTGAAGAACAAGACCTTTGGAGGCAACGAGATAGTAGCCGGAACACGAAGGTTGGCACTGATGAACCTCTTCCTGCATAACATCGGAGAGATTGACGGGCAGCCCATGATATCCAATTCCGATGCACTCATAGCCGATTCAGGGGAGCGCTATGATTACATCTTCACCAATCCACCCTTTGGTAAAAAGAGCAGCATGACCTTCACCAACGAAGAAGGAGGACTGGAAAAAGAGGATCTGACCTACAACCGTCAGGACTTTTGGGTCACCACCAGCAACAAACAACTCAACTTTGTGCAGCACATCCACACCATCCTCAAAACCGGTGGCCAGGCAGCAGTTGTATTGCCGGACAACGTACTGTTCGAGGGTGGAGCCGGGGAGACCATACGCAAGAAACTCCTTGAGACCACCGACCTGCACACCATACTGCGCCTTCCAACTGGCATATTCTACGCCCATGGAGTGAAGGCTAACGTCTTATTCTTCGAAGCAAAGGAAGCAGCTAAAGACCCTTGGACAAAGGAGGTCTGGATATATGACTACCGTACCAATGTCCATCACACGCTGAAAAAGAGTCCGCTGAAGTTCTCAGACCTTGAAGATTTCATCCAGTGCTATAATCCGAAGGACCGCCACAAGCGTGTTGAAAGCTGGAGCGAGGACACCCCAGAGGGAAGGTTCCGCAAGTTCAGCTACGATGAAATCATTGCAAGGGACAAGACCAATCTGGATATATTCTGGCTCAAGGACAAGAGCCTTGCAGACTTGGATAACCTGCCAGATCCAGATGTGCTTGCAAATGAGATAATAGAGAACATCGAAGCATCACTGGAAAGTTTCAAGGAAATCATGGAGACCATTAATTCAAATGGGGAATGA
- a CDS encoding restriction endonuclease subunit S, with amino-acid sequence METKVILTSEKTNPYQEKKGWEKVKLGDICKLKNGFAFKSSEYKTEGVPVIRISDIKEASATCKSAVNVHPKSEYEDYLIENGDILIAMSGATTGKFGIFKDKVKAYQNQRVGNFKLIDNNLLYKSFLFYQLHSLKRRIEKDAYGGAQPNISSKKIEEMEIIIASLPEQRAIVSKIELLFSELDNGIANLKLAQEQLKVYRQAVLKKAFVGDLTRKWREQQVGLPSACELLEEIRREREESIKSTNRRMKSVVKLNEEEIVDLPKIPVGWKWVKLQELCNLRGGVTKGRKLEGKKKISLPYLRVANVQDGYLDLSEIKYIDVLEGDLEKYRLIKGDILYTEGGDKDKLGRGTIWKEQIEDCIHQNHVFRARPYSKNLVSAYIGYFSQTQTAKRYFFKNAKQTVNLASINLTVLSNLPFPFCLLPEQQAIVSEIETRLSVCDKMEQDIAENLEKAEALRQSILKRAFEGKLLNERELEEVRNAPDWEPANLLLERVKTEKAESGK; translated from the coding sequence ATGGAAACAAAAGTAATTTTGACATCTGAAAAAACCAATCCCTATCAAGAAAAAAAAGGATGGGAAAAAGTGAAATTAGGTGATATCTGCAAACTCAAAAATGGTTTTGCATTCAAAAGTTCAGAATACAAAACAGAAGGAGTTCCTGTTATCAGGATTTCAGATATAAAAGAGGCTTCTGCTACTTGTAAAAGTGCAGTTAATGTACACCCTAAATCTGAATATGAAGACTACCTGATTGAAAATGGAGACATTTTAATAGCGATGTCTGGTGCAACCACTGGGAAGTTTGGAATTTTTAAGGATAAAGTTAAAGCATATCAAAACCAGCGTGTAGGCAATTTCAAATTGATTGATAATAACTTATTGTACAAATCCTTTCTTTTTTATCAATTACACAGTCTAAAGCGAAGAATTGAGAAGGATGCTTATGGAGGAGCACAACCTAATATCTCTTCTAAAAAAATAGAAGAAATGGAAATTATCATTGCCTCTCTCCCCGAACAACGAGCCATAGTCTCCAAAATCGAGCTTCTCTTCAGCGAACTGGACAATGGCATCGCCAATCTCAAACTGGCACAGGAGCAGCTCAAGGTGTACAGGCAGGCAGTGCTGAAGAAGGCGTTTGTGGGAGATCTTACAAGAAAATGGCGGGAGCAGCAGGTGGGTTTGCCAAGTGCATGTGAGCTACTGGAGGAGATTCGAAGGGAGAGGGAAGAAAGTATAAAATCTACAAACAGAAGAATGAAATCTGTAGTAAAACTCAATGAAGAAGAGATTGTAGATTTACCCAAGATTCCAGTTGGGTGGAAATGGGTCAAATTACAGGAATTATGCAATCTCAGAGGTGGAGTGACTAAAGGTCGAAAGTTAGAAGGGAAGAAAAAAATATCTTTGCCTTATTTGAGGGTTGCAAACGTTCAAGATGGCTATTTAGACCTTTCTGAAATAAAATATATTGATGTTTTGGAAGGAGATTTAGAGAAATATCGCCTAATTAAAGGAGATATATTATACACTGAAGGTGGAGACAAAGACAAACTTGGAAGAGGAACCATCTGGAAAGAACAAATCGAAGATTGTATCCATCAAAATCATGTTTTTCGTGCAAGACCATATTCAAAAAACCTTGTATCTGCATACATCGGCTATTTTTCACAAACACAAACAGCCAAGAGATATTTCTTTAAAAATGCAAAACAAACAGTCAATCTTGCTTCAATAAATCTTACAGTACTTTCAAATCTACCTTTCCCTTTCTGCCTCCTCCCCGAGCAACAAGCCATCGTCAGTGAAATCGAAACGCGCCTTTCGGTCTGCGATAAAATGGAACAGGACATTGCGGAGAATCTGGAAAAGGCCGAGGCTCTTAGGCAGAGTATCTTGAAAAGGGCGTTTGAGGGGAAACTGCTCAATGAGAGGGAGTTGGAGGAAGTGAGGAATGCGCCTGATTGGGAACCGGCTAATCTTTTGTTGGAGAGAGTGAAGACTGAGAAAGCAGAAAGTGGGAAGTAA
- a CDS encoding DEAD/DEAH box helicase family protein has translation MSTNQSPEQKARDIIDRKLNSSGWAVQERDKINWNESSGIAIKEYWTDVGPADYVLFVEKSPVGIIEAKREEEGHHLTAVEGQSSEYAASKLKYLNNDPLPFVYESTGGVTRFTDYRDPKPRSRSVFSFHRPETFREYLKKGHSLRERLLSIPELRIEGLRDCQIMAINNLENSFKDNHPRALVQMATGSGKTYTAITFIYRLLKYADAKKILFLVDTRNLGEQAEQEFMAYLPNDDNRKFTELYNVQRLRSKFISSDSQVCISTIQRLYSILKDEELDEESEIENPAEKKWQPKEPLPVVYNEKIPIEEFDFIVVDECHRSIYNLWQQVIDYFDSFLIGLTATPDKRTFGFFNENVVSEYGHEEAVADGVNVGYDVYTIETEITKNGAKIDAKEFVDRREKLTRRKRWQQLDEDFKYNGKQLDRDVVNLSQIRNIIRTFRDKLPEIFSGREEVPKTLIFAKTDSHADDIIQTVREEFGEGNDFCKKVTYKVEEDPKSVLSQFRNDYNPRIAVTVDMIATGTDVKPLECLLFMRDVKSKNYFEQMKGRGTRTMGFDDLKKVTPSAVSAKTHFVVVDAVGVTKSLKTDSRPLERKKGIALKDLLAAVTFGAQDEDLYISLASRLARLNKQISDEERETFAEKSGGKDITVAIRDLFSAYNPDIIDATAAGIKQQQPQMTLDVAQKHAQQELIDVARSTFNGKLNDYIENVRREHEQIIDTVNIDSVTTAEWDKDAVAKADELIIDFKAYLEANRDEITALSIFYNQPYQRRDVTFTMIKELLDKLKMEKPYFAPQRVWKAFEQLEKVNGKSPKSELTALVSLIRRVTEIDPILSAYDLTVNRNFQEWVFSKQAGTLKFNEDQMNWLRMIKDYVTNSFHLEIDDLDYTPFDAMGGRGMMYQLFGNEMKGIISEMNEALAA, from the coding sequence ATGAGTACCAATCAGAGTCCAGAGCAGAAGGCCAGAGATATCATCGATAGAAAACTTAATTCCTCTGGCTGGGCAGTGCAAGAAAGAGATAAAATCAATTGGAATGAATCCTCAGGCATTGCTATCAAAGAATACTGGACCGATGTGGGACCGGCTGATTATGTGCTTTTTGTAGAAAAATCACCTGTTGGAATCATAGAAGCAAAAAGAGAGGAAGAAGGCCATCATTTGACTGCCGTTGAAGGGCAATCTTCTGAATATGCAGCGAGCAAGCTGAAGTACCTGAATAATGATCCCCTGCCTTTTGTATATGAGAGCACGGGGGGAGTGACGAGATTCACAGATTACCGTGACCCTAAGCCAAGGTCAAGGTCTGTTTTTTCATTTCATCGACCTGAAACATTCAGAGAATATCTCAAAAAAGGACATTCTTTAAGGGAAAGGCTGCTTTCAATACCGGAGTTAAGAATTGAAGGATTACGCGATTGTCAGATTATGGCAATTAACAACCTCGAGAATTCTTTCAAGGATAATCATCCAAGGGCTTTGGTCCAGATGGCCACAGGTTCCGGGAAAACCTATACTGCTATTACTTTCATTTACCGCTTGCTAAAGTATGCGGATGCTAAGAAAATACTGTTCCTTGTTGATACCAGAAACCTTGGCGAGCAGGCAGAGCAGGAATTTATGGCTTATTTGCCAAATGATGATAATCGCAAATTCACTGAGTTGTACAATGTGCAGCGCTTGCGTTCAAAATTTATTTCTTCGGACAGCCAGGTATGCATTTCCACTATCCAGCGTCTGTATTCCATTCTTAAAGATGAGGAACTGGATGAAGAATCTGAAATTGAGAATCCTGCCGAGAAGAAATGGCAGCCAAAGGAACCTCTTCCTGTAGTCTATAATGAGAAAATTCCTATTGAAGAATTTGATTTTATCGTGGTTGATGAGTGCCATCGTTCCATATACAACCTGTGGCAGCAGGTAATTGATTATTTCGATTCTTTTTTGATAGGTCTGACAGCCACCCCGGATAAACGGACTTTTGGTTTTTTCAATGAGAATGTTGTGAGCGAGTACGGTCATGAGGAAGCGGTGGCTGATGGTGTGAATGTTGGATATGATGTTTACACTATTGAAACGGAGATCACAAAGAACGGAGCAAAGATCGACGCAAAGGAATTCGTAGACAGGCGGGAGAAACTGACCCGCAGGAAAAGATGGCAACAACTGGATGAGGACTTCAAATATAATGGTAAGCAACTGGACAGGGATGTGGTTAACCTCAGCCAGATAAGAAATATTATACGGACTTTCAGGGATAAGCTGCCTGAAATATTCTCGGGAAGGGAAGAGGTTCCAAAAACACTGATCTTTGCCAAGACCGATAGCCATGCGGATGATATTATCCAGACCGTCCGAGAAGAGTTCGGGGAAGGTAATGATTTCTGCAAGAAGGTTACCTACAAGGTTGAAGAAGATCCGAAGTCTGTGCTGTCGCAGTTCCGTAATGATTACAATCCAAGAATTGCTGTGACGGTGGATATGATAGCCACAGGTACGGATGTTAAGCCGCTGGAATGCTTATTGTTCATGAGGGATGTGAAGAGCAAGAACTATTTCGAGCAGATGAAAGGACGTGGAACCCGGACAATGGGATTCGATGACCTGAAGAAAGTGACACCTTCGGCGGTTTCGGCTAAGACTCATTTTGTGGTAGTGGATGCTGTGGGAGTCACTAAGTCCCTGAAGACCGATAGCAGACCGCTGGAGCGCAAGAAAGGCATTGCTTTAAAAGACCTGCTGGCAGCTGTGACCTTTGGTGCTCAGGACGAAGACCTTTACATTTCACTTGCAAGCAGGCTGGCAAGACTGAACAAGCAAATCAGCGATGAAGAGAGAGAGACATTTGCTGAAAAATCTGGTGGAAAGGATATCACTGTGGCTATCAGAGACCTGTTCAGTGCCTACAATCCTGATATCATAGATGCCACAGCTGCCGGTATTAAGCAGCAGCAACCCCAAATGACCTTAGACGTGGCACAGAAACATGCACAACAGGAATTGATAGATGTTGCAAGGTCAACATTTAACGGAAAACTGAATGATTATATCGAGAATGTACGCAGGGAGCATGAGCAGATCATTGATACGGTGAACATCGACAGTGTGACAACAGCCGAATGGGATAAGGATGCTGTGGCAAAAGCGGATGAACTTATCATTGACTTCAAAGCCTATCTTGAAGCCAACAGGGATGAGATAACAGCACTCAGTATATTCTACAACCAGCCCTACCAGCGCAGGGATGTCACCTTTACCATGATAAAAGAGCTGCTGGATAAGCTGAAGATGGAAAAACCCTATTTTGCACCCCAGAGGGTCTGGAAGGCTTTCGAGCAGCTTGAAAAAGTTAATGGAAAATCCCCAAAAAGCGAGCTTACAGCTCTGGTATCCCTTATCCGCAGGGTCACCGAGATAGACCCCATCCTCTCAGCCTACGACCTGACCGTGAACCGCAACTTCCAGGAATGGGTTTTCAGCAAACAGGCCGGAACCCTGAAGTTCAATGAAGACCAGATGAACTGGCTGCGCATGATAAAGGATTACGTTACCAATAGTTTCCATCTGGAAATAGACGATCTGGATTACACACCCTTCGATGCAATGGGTGGACGTGGCATGATGTACCAGCTTTTTGGCAATGAGATGAAAGGGATTATCAGCGAAATGAATGAAGCATTGGCGGCGTGA
- a CDS encoding GNAT family N-acetyltransferase: protein MEEGNILFAGEKIYGRSNKHFLRNLICKIKDIAEAGFNENHRLNPELNLDFVMNMDEPSMKFSMEYSNYGQYPNESIKKTGLKVQNDIINHLEASHALNPYFCYHISPNWHLSSCLFFDLHIEPYKGYFICPVCGEEVENCKENSVVSTLLCGKNIVMCPNKNDHMTYFVEDVINKAFQSEEYFIISESIAVHRIDLNKNQMLLGQLNVIAKTEDTSFRKLDLHVKNAELYIITDEKIPAGYIFWNDFNDKKRCLRQIFIRKEFRKGGLGTQLIEKTFEIESENTKFVIESPNEITSKILLNLGYIKEEGNMHVGVRCSFCN from the coding sequence ATGGAAGAGGGGAATATTTTATTTGCAGGGGAAAAAATATACGGCAGAAGCAACAAACATTTTTTAAGAAACTTAATATGTAAAATTAAGGATATAGCGGAGGCCGGATTCAATGAAAATCATCGTTTGAACCCAGAATTAAACTTAGATTTTGTCATGAATATGGATGAACCGAGTATGAAGTTTTCTATGGAATATTCAAACTACGGTCAGTATCCAAATGAATCAATAAAGAAAACTGGTTTAAAAGTTCAGAATGATATAATCAATCACTTAGAGGCATCGCATGCATTAAATCCTTATTTTTGTTACCATATATCTCCCAATTGGCATTTATCGTCTTGCTTATTTTTCGATTTACATATTGAACCATACAAAGGTTATTTTATATGTCCGGTTTGTGGTGAAGAAGTTGAAAACTGTAAAGAGAATAGCGTGGTTTCTACACTTTTATGCGGAAAGAATATTGTCATGTGTCCCAATAAAAATGATCATATGACATATTTTGTGGAGGACGTTATTAATAAAGCGTTTCAAAGTGAAGAATATTTTATTATTTCAGAAAGTATAGCCGTTCATAGGATCGATTTGAATAAAAATCAAATGTTACTAGGCCAGCTTAATGTTATAGCAAAAACAGAAGATACGTCATTTCGAAAACTAGACCTCCATGTAAAAAATGCCGAATTATATATAATTACAGATGAAAAAATACCTGCTGGATATATCTTTTGGAATGATTTCAATGATAAAAAAAGATGTTTGAGGCAAATATTCATAAGAAAAGAATTCAGAAAAGGTGGCCTGGGAACACAGTTAATTGAGAAAACATTTGAAATTGAATCTGAAAATACTAAGTTTGTTATTGAATCCCCAAATGAAATAACATCCAAAATATTATTGAATTTGGGGTATATAAAAGAAGAGGGAAATATGCATGTTGGCGTTCGCTGCAGTTTTTGTAATTGA